In the genome of Entelurus aequoreus isolate RoL-2023_Sb linkage group LG15, RoL_Eaeq_v1.1, whole genome shotgun sequence, one region contains:
- the lnx2a gene encoding ligand of Numb protein X 2a isoform X2 yields the protein MLSPHHHAEQLLPCCLLTIMLSNFNSRHLFNTFFCHTARGNPGLWCPGTLCQQTSVEAPHKDSGDERAMVRSPPRSPQTHLEDLTPPPPDSGEAEVAMRTEEVGVDNPAFEESTEEESVLLPRVKRPLSNPCIHLLRSVGSASSGWDCPESPPLSAEEGCVKLPPLPEGQITAVEVHRTNPYVELGISIVGGNETPLINIVIQEVYRDGVIARDGRLLAGDQILQVNNVDISNVPHSFARCTLARPCTTLQLTVLRERRCASRAPPPTPAPCSSPEGNPPSPVSVRITLHKRDSTEQLGIKLVRRTDESGVFVLDLLDGGLAAKDGRLRSNDRVMAVNEQDLRHGTPEQAAQIIQASGERVHLLIGRADKPTPPPNSSSTRDLYCLDHFLPNHGAGPAPVHLPRSSTHRDVTCQEKHITVKKEPLESLGMTVAGGRGSKSGELPIFVTSVQPHGCLSRDGRIKRGDVLLSINGQDLTSLSHGEAVGTLKTSAASPSVQLRVLEVSVVEQRHRDQLLPHAHDCDFDANWSPSWVMWLGLPSSLHSSHHIVLRRSHPGSWGFSIVGGYEESHANQAFFIKTIVLGTPAYYDGRLKCGDMIVAVNNLSTAGMSHSALVPMLKEQRSRVALTVVSWPGSLV from the exons ATGTTGTCTCCTCACCATCATGCTGAGCAACTTCTTCCATGTTGTCTCCTCACCATCATGCTGAGCAACTTCAACAGCAGACATCTCTTCAACACTTTCTTCTGCCACACCGCCAGAGGTAACCCTGGCTTGTG GTGTCCAGGAACACTCTGCCAGCAGACCAGTGTGGAGGCTCCCCACAAGGACAGCGGGGACGAGCGAGCCATGGTCAGAAGTCCTCCCCGCTCCCCGCAGACCCACCTGGAGGACCTCACCCCGCCCCCACCCGACAGCGGCGAGGCCGAGGTGGCCATGAGGACGGAGGAGGTGGGAGTGGACAACCCCGCCTTTGAGGAGAGCACGGAGGAAGAGA GTGTGCTTCTCCCCAGAGTCAAGCGTCCTCTCAGCAACCCATGCATCCACCTGCTGCGCTCTGTTGGCTCCGCCTCCTCCGGCTGGGACTGCCCGGAGTCTCCGCCTCTTTCCGCAGAGGAGG GCTGCGTCAAGCTGCCGCCGCTCCCCGAGGGCCAGATAACGGCGGTGGAGGTGCACCGCACCAACCCCTACGTGGAGCTGGGCATCAGCATCGTGGGCGGCAACGAGACCCCCCTCATCAACATCGTCATACAGGAAGTGTACCGGGATGGCGTGATCGCAAGAGATGGACGCCTACTGGCGGGCGACCAAATACTCCAG GTCAACAACGTGGACATCAGTAACGTCCCCCACAGTTTCGCCCGCTGCACCCTGGCGCGCCCCTGCACCACCCTGCAGCTGACGGTGCTCCGAGAGCGCCGCTGTGCGTCCCGagccccgccccccacccccgccccgtGCTCCAGCCCCGAGGGCAACCCCCCCAGCCCGGTGTCCGTGAGGATCACCCTGCACAAGCGGGACTCCACGGAGCAGCTGGGCATCAAGTTGGTGCGGCGGACGGACGAGTCAGGCGTCTTTGTGTTGGACCTGCTGGACGGGGGCCTGGCGGCCAAAGACGGCCGCCTGCGCAGCAACGACCGCGTGATGGCCGTCAACGAGCAGGACCTACGCCACGGCACGCCGGAGCAGGCCGCGCAGATAATACAG GCAAGCGGCGAACGAGTCCACCTGCTGATCGGCCGAGCCGACAAACCCACTCCGCCTCCAAACTCCAGCTCCACCAGAGATCTCTACTGCCTTGATCACTTCCTGCCTAACCACGGCGCCGGTCCGGCGCCCGTGCACCTTCCGCGCAGCAGCACCCACAGG GACGTCACCTGCCAGGAGAAGCACATCACTGTGAAGAAAGAACCCCTGGAGTCTCTGGGCATGACGGTGGCAGGGGGGCGGGGCAGCAAAAGCGGCGAGCTGCCCATCTTCGTCACCAGCGTCCAACCGCACGGCTGCTTGTCCAGGGACGGGCGAATCAAGCGAG gcGACGTCCTGCTGAGCATCAACGGCCAGGACTTGACCTCCCTGAGCCACGGCGAGGCGGTGGGCACGCTGAAGACCAGCGCCGCCTCGCCCTCGGTGCAGCTGAGGGTGCTGGAGGTCAGCGTGGTGGAGCAGCGCCACCGCGACCAGCTGCTGCCGCACGCTCACGACTGCGACTTTGACGCCAACTGGTCGCCCTCCTGGGTCATGTGGCTCGGCCTGCCCAG CTCCCTGCACAGCAGTCACCACATCGTGCTGCGCAGGAGCCACCCTGGCAGCTGGGGCTTCAGTATTGTGGGCGGCTACGAAGAAAGCCACGCCAACCAGGCCTTCTTCATCAAGACCATCGTCCTCGGCACGCCGGCGTACTACGACGGACGCCTCAA GTGTGGAGACATGATCGTGGCCGTCAACAACCTGTCCACAGCAGGAATGAGCCACTCGGCGCTGGTGCCCATGCTGAAGGAGCAACGCAGCAGAGTGGCTCTGACCGTGGTCTCCTGGCCCGGCAGCCTGGTGTAG
- the gtf3ab gene encoding general transcription factor IIIA, b isoform X1: MGERLQAPRSYTCTFLDCKATFSKAWKLDAHLCQHTGQNTFTCESCDQCFSSRYLLDTHQLLHSQPHRCLVEECSEVLAGHDNLKKHMAGVHKTKTRTKSLRCQHEGCKKDFKKKFQLKAHIGEHQDLLPFHCLEDGCRREFSSLGKLRHHKKVHTGYQCQEDLCAFLGKTWSEYQKHRTQHRVKLVCQTCEKTFNIAWFLHQHERRRHGGDKKCFACPREDCNKTFGSRFHLDSHVLGDHEGKKNFSCAVVGCGRSFAMKESLWRHGVLHDPFKKKMKVSLSSPSCSNKKLPKKGWSAAQAQLLSSKLQSTRLDDPPSSKLQSTRLDDPPSSGC; encoded by the exons ATGGGGGAACGGCTGCAGGCTCCAAGAAGTTACACCTGCACCTTTTTGGACTGCAAAGCCACCTTCTCAAAGGCCTGGAAGCTCGATGCCCACCTTTGCCAACACACAGGACAG AACACCTTCACCTGTGAGAGCTGTGACCAGTGCTTCTCCTCTCGCTACTTGCTGGACACACATCAGCTTCTTCACAGCCAACCACACAG GTGTCTGGTTGAGGAATGTTCTGAAGTCTTGGCTGGACACGACAACTTGAAGAAGCACATGGCTGGAGTCCACAAGACCAAGACCAGGACCAAGAGCCTGAGA TGTCAGCATGAAGGCTGCAAGAAGGACTTCAAGAAGAAGTTTCAGCTGAAGGCCCACATTGGAGAACACCAAGACCTTCTGCCCTTTCA TTGTCTGGAGGACGGCTGCAGGAGAGAGTTTTCCTCCCTGGGCAAGCTGAGGCACCACAAGAAGGTGCACACAG GGTACCAGTGCCAGGAGGACCTGTGTGCCTTCCTGGGAAAGACCTGGTCCGAGTATCAGAAGCACAGGACCCAGCACAGAG TCAAGTTGGTGTGCCAGACCTGCGAGAAGACCTTCAACATCGCCTGGTTCCTGCACCAGCACGAGCGTCGCCGCCACGGAGGAGACAAGAAATGCTTTGCGTGTCCTCGAGAAGACTGCAACAAGACCTTTGGCAGCCGCTTCCACCTGGACAGTCACGTCCTGGGAGACCACGAGGGCAAGAAGAACTTCAGCTGTGCTGTCGTGGGCTGTGGGAGAAGCTTTGCCATGAAG GAGAGTCTGTGGAGACATGGTGTGCTGCACGATCCCTTCAAGAAGAAGATGAAGGTCAGTTTGTCATCTCCTTCttgctccaacaag AAGCTTCCAAAGAAGGGGTGGAGCGCAGCACAGGCACAGCTGCTGTCTTCTAAACTGCAGAGCACACGGTTGGATGATCCACCATCATCTAAACTGCAGAGCACACGGTTGGATGATCCACCATCTTCAGGCTGTTAG
- the lnx2a gene encoding ligand of Numb protein X 2a isoform X1, protein MGSPGYEVAPVEPEEVCSECGQVHRSRENHLYNYGLEVDDDLVCHICLQPLVRPLDTPCGHTFCARCLRSFLQERDFCPLDRTRLQLAACRRSSILVHKLLDKLPVCCPLTPVCSLSMPRCDLEAHLKHRCPGTLCQQTSVEAPHKDSGDERAMVRSPPRSPQTHLEDLTPPPPDSGEAEVAMRTEEVGVDNPAFEESTEEESVLLPRVKRPLSNPCIHLLRSVGSASSGWDCPESPPLSAEEGCVKLPPLPEGQITAVEVHRTNPYVELGISIVGGNETPLINIVIQEVYRDGVIARDGRLLAGDQILQVNNVDISNVPHSFARCTLARPCTTLQLTVLRERRCASRAPPPTPAPCSSPEGNPPSPVSVRITLHKRDSTEQLGIKLVRRTDESGVFVLDLLDGGLAAKDGRLRSNDRVMAVNEQDLRHGTPEQAAQIIQASGERVHLLIGRADKPTPPPNSSSTRDLYCLDHFLPNHGAGPAPVHLPRSSTHRDVTCQEKHITVKKEPLESLGMTVAGGRGSKSGELPIFVTSVQPHGCLSRDGRIKRGDVLLSINGQDLTSLSHGEAVGTLKTSAASPSVQLRVLEVSVVEQRHRDQLLPHAHDCDFDANWSPSWVMWLGLPSSLHSSHHIVLRRSHPGSWGFSIVGGYEESHANQAFFIKTIVLGTPAYYDGRLKCGDMIVAVNNLSTAGMSHSALVPMLKEQRSRVALTVVSWPGSLV, encoded by the exons ATGGGCAGCCCGGGCTACGAGGTGGCGCCGGTGGAGCCCGAGGAGGTGTGCTCCGAGTGCGGCCAGGTGCACCGCAGCCGGGAGAACCACCTGTACAACTACGGCCTGGAGGTGGACGACGACCTGGTGTGCCACATCTGCCTGCAGCCGCTGGTGCGGCCGCTGGACACGCCCTGCGGCCACACCTTCTGTGCCCGCTGCCTGCGCAGCTTCTTGCAGGAGAGGGACTTCTGTCCGCTGGACAGGACGCGGCTGCAGCTGGCGGCGTGTCGGCGCTCCAGCATCCTGGTGCACAAGCTGCTGGACAAGCTGCCCGTCTGCTGCCCTTTGACCCCAGTCTGCTCCCTCAGCATGCCCAGGTGTGACCTGGAGGCACACCTCAAACACAG GTGTCCAGGAACACTCTGCCAGCAGACCAGTGTGGAGGCTCCCCACAAGGACAGCGGGGACGAGCGAGCCATGGTCAGAAGTCCTCCCCGCTCCCCGCAGACCCACCTGGAGGACCTCACCCCGCCCCCACCCGACAGCGGCGAGGCCGAGGTGGCCATGAGGACGGAGGAGGTGGGAGTGGACAACCCCGCCTTTGAGGAGAGCACGGAGGAAGAGA GTGTGCTTCTCCCCAGAGTCAAGCGTCCTCTCAGCAACCCATGCATCCACCTGCTGCGCTCTGTTGGCTCCGCCTCCTCCGGCTGGGACTGCCCGGAGTCTCCGCCTCTTTCCGCAGAGGAGG GCTGCGTCAAGCTGCCGCCGCTCCCCGAGGGCCAGATAACGGCGGTGGAGGTGCACCGCACCAACCCCTACGTGGAGCTGGGCATCAGCATCGTGGGCGGCAACGAGACCCCCCTCATCAACATCGTCATACAGGAAGTGTACCGGGATGGCGTGATCGCAAGAGATGGACGCCTACTGGCGGGCGACCAAATACTCCAG GTCAACAACGTGGACATCAGTAACGTCCCCCACAGTTTCGCCCGCTGCACCCTGGCGCGCCCCTGCACCACCCTGCAGCTGACGGTGCTCCGAGAGCGCCGCTGTGCGTCCCGagccccgccccccacccccgccccgtGCTCCAGCCCCGAGGGCAACCCCCCCAGCCCGGTGTCCGTGAGGATCACCCTGCACAAGCGGGACTCCACGGAGCAGCTGGGCATCAAGTTGGTGCGGCGGACGGACGAGTCAGGCGTCTTTGTGTTGGACCTGCTGGACGGGGGCCTGGCGGCCAAAGACGGCCGCCTGCGCAGCAACGACCGCGTGATGGCCGTCAACGAGCAGGACCTACGCCACGGCACGCCGGAGCAGGCCGCGCAGATAATACAG GCAAGCGGCGAACGAGTCCACCTGCTGATCGGCCGAGCCGACAAACCCACTCCGCCTCCAAACTCCAGCTCCACCAGAGATCTCTACTGCCTTGATCACTTCCTGCCTAACCACGGCGCCGGTCCGGCGCCCGTGCACCTTCCGCGCAGCAGCACCCACAGG GACGTCACCTGCCAGGAGAAGCACATCACTGTGAAGAAAGAACCCCTGGAGTCTCTGGGCATGACGGTGGCAGGGGGGCGGGGCAGCAAAAGCGGCGAGCTGCCCATCTTCGTCACCAGCGTCCAACCGCACGGCTGCTTGTCCAGGGACGGGCGAATCAAGCGAG gcGACGTCCTGCTGAGCATCAACGGCCAGGACTTGACCTCCCTGAGCCACGGCGAGGCGGTGGGCACGCTGAAGACCAGCGCCGCCTCGCCCTCGGTGCAGCTGAGGGTGCTGGAGGTCAGCGTGGTGGAGCAGCGCCACCGCGACCAGCTGCTGCCGCACGCTCACGACTGCGACTTTGACGCCAACTGGTCGCCCTCCTGGGTCATGTGGCTCGGCCTGCCCAG CTCCCTGCACAGCAGTCACCACATCGTGCTGCGCAGGAGCCACCCTGGCAGCTGGGGCTTCAGTATTGTGGGCGGCTACGAAGAAAGCCACGCCAACCAGGCCTTCTTCATCAAGACCATCGTCCTCGGCACGCCGGCGTACTACGACGGACGCCTCAA GTGTGGAGACATGATCGTGGCCGTCAACAACCTGTCCACAGCAGGAATGAGCCACTCGGCGCTGGTGCCCATGCTGAAGGAGCAACGCAGCAGAGTGGCTCTGACCGTGGTCTCCTGGCCCGGCAGCCTGGTGTAG
- the gtf3ab gene encoding general transcription factor IIIA, b isoform X2 — MGERLQAPRSYTCTFLDCKATFSKAWKLDAHLCQHTGQNTFTCESCDQCFSSRYLLDTHQLLHSQPHRCLVEECSEVLAGHDNLKKHMAGVHKTKTRTKSLRCQHEGCKKDFKKKFQLKAHIGEHQDLLPFHCLEDGCRREFSSLGKLRHHKKVHTGYQCQEDLCAFLGKTWSEYQKHRTQHRVKLVCQTCEKTFNIAWFLHQHERRRHGGDKKCFACPREDCNKTFGSRFHLDSHVLGDHEGKKNFSCAVVGCGRSFAMKESLWRHGVLHDPFKKKMKKLPKKGWSAAQAQLLSSKLQSTRLDDPPSSKLQSTRLDDPPSSGC, encoded by the exons ATGGGGGAACGGCTGCAGGCTCCAAGAAGTTACACCTGCACCTTTTTGGACTGCAAAGCCACCTTCTCAAAGGCCTGGAAGCTCGATGCCCACCTTTGCCAACACACAGGACAG AACACCTTCACCTGTGAGAGCTGTGACCAGTGCTTCTCCTCTCGCTACTTGCTGGACACACATCAGCTTCTTCACAGCCAACCACACAG GTGTCTGGTTGAGGAATGTTCTGAAGTCTTGGCTGGACACGACAACTTGAAGAAGCACATGGCTGGAGTCCACAAGACCAAGACCAGGACCAAGAGCCTGAGA TGTCAGCATGAAGGCTGCAAGAAGGACTTCAAGAAGAAGTTTCAGCTGAAGGCCCACATTGGAGAACACCAAGACCTTCTGCCCTTTCA TTGTCTGGAGGACGGCTGCAGGAGAGAGTTTTCCTCCCTGGGCAAGCTGAGGCACCACAAGAAGGTGCACACAG GGTACCAGTGCCAGGAGGACCTGTGTGCCTTCCTGGGAAAGACCTGGTCCGAGTATCAGAAGCACAGGACCCAGCACAGAG TCAAGTTGGTGTGCCAGACCTGCGAGAAGACCTTCAACATCGCCTGGTTCCTGCACCAGCACGAGCGTCGCCGCCACGGAGGAGACAAGAAATGCTTTGCGTGTCCTCGAGAAGACTGCAACAAGACCTTTGGCAGCCGCTTCCACCTGGACAGTCACGTCCTGGGAGACCACGAGGGCAAGAAGAACTTCAGCTGTGCTGTCGTGGGCTGTGGGAGAAGCTTTGCCATGAAG GAGAGTCTGTGGAGACATGGTGTGCTGCACGATCCCTTCAAGAAGAAGATGAAG AAGCTTCCAAAGAAGGGGTGGAGCGCAGCACAGGCACAGCTGCTGTCTTCTAAACTGCAGAGCACACGGTTGGATGATCCACCATCATCTAAACTGCAGAGCACACGGTTGGATGATCCACCATCTTCAGGCTGTTAG